One part of the Sesamum indicum cultivar Zhongzhi No. 13 linkage group LG14, S_indicum_v1.0, whole genome shotgun sequence genome encodes these proteins:
- the LOC105176955 gene encoding transcription factor TCP4 translates to MGESNHRHSTSSRLGLKTSVGEIVEVQGGHIVRSTGRKDRHSKVCTAKGPRDRRVRLAAHTAIQFYDVQDRLGYDRPSKAVDWLIKKAKAAIDELAELPAWHPTNYYAPNASFGPEDAQKKLEEEEEEEHQEQHGIHQADLMDSNVSGSASKRAMAMLGGEDENSNRQNSSFLPPSLDSDVIADTIKSFFPVGASDEASSSAMQFQSFSSPDLLSRSSSHSQDLRLSLQSFQDPTYLHHHTQHPQNPSNHDEQVNSQTHFQGQFLLSGTPLGFDGTAGWAENHQQAVELGRFQRLAAWNAGGETGSGSAGGAASAGYLFNSPPAPQPLLQQLFGHNQIFTQRGPLQSSNSPSVRAWMDPSAVAISNADHSLQRPHHHPGVLPVYPSSVSGIGFASGFSGFPGFHIPARIQGDDEERDGYSDKPSSASSDSRH, encoded by the coding sequence ATGGGTGAGAGCAACCATCGTCATTCAACATCATCAAGATTAGGCCTGAAAACCAGTGTTGGAGAGATTGTGGAGGTCCAAGGCGGTCACATTGTCAGGTCCACCGGCAGAAAAGACCGCCACAGCAAAGTCTGCACAGCCAAAGGCCCCAGGGACCGCCGTGTTCGCCTCGCCGCACACACGGCCATCCAATTCTATGACGTCCAAGACCGTCTTGGCTACGACCGGCCCAGCAAGGCGGTGGATTGGCTCATCAAGAAGGCGAAGGCGGCCATTGATGAGCTCGCGGAGCTCCCCGCCTGGCATCCCACAAACTATTACGCGCCAAATGCAAGTTTTGGGCCAGAAGATGCTCAGAAAAAgcttgaagaagaagaagaagaagagcacCAGGAACAACATGGTATTCACCAGGCTGATTTAATGGATTCTAACGTTTCCGGGTCTGCAAGTAAAAGAGCAATGGCGATGCTGGGAGGCGAAGATGAGAATTCCAATAGACAAAATTCAAGCTTTTTGCCTCCATCTTTAGACTCTGATGTCATTGCTGATACTATCAAGTCTTTCTTTCCAGTGGGTGCCTCGGATGAGGCTAGTTCCTCAGCTATGCAGTTCCAGAGCTTCTCTTCTCCGGACTTGCTCTCAAGAAGCAGTAGTCATAGCCAAGATTTGAGGCTCTCTTTGCAGTCATTTCAAGATCCAACTTATCTTCACCACCATACTCAGCATCCTCAAAACCCCAGTAACCACGATGAACAAGTCAATTCACAAACACATTTTCAAGGGCAATTTCTACTGAGTGGCACTCCACTGGGGTTTGATGGAACCGCCGGGTGGGCTGAGAACCACCAGCAGGCTGTAGAACTCGGCCGCTTCCAGAGGCTTGCAGCTTGGAATGCTGGTGGGGAAACCGGCAGTGGGAGTGCCGGAGGAGCCGCATCGGCAGGATACTTGTTCAATTCGCCACCAGCGCCGCAGCCGCTGCTGCAGCAGCTGTTCGGCCACAACCAGATATTTACACAGAGGGGACCCCTTCAGTCCAGTAACTCACCTTCAGTTCGTGCTTGGATGGACCCATCAGCGGTGGCAATCTCCAACGCTGATCACAGCCTACAACGGCCCCACCACCATCCCGGAGTTCTGCCTGTCTATCCATCATCAGTTTCCGGCATTGGATTTGCGTCCGGGTTCAGTGGATTCCCCGGGTTTCACATTCCTGCACGAATTCAGGGTGATGATGAGGAGCGCGATGGCTATTCTGACAAGCCATCCTCTGCTTCCTCAGATTCTCGCCACTGA